From Nomascus leucogenys isolate Asia chromosome 15, Asia_NLE_v1, whole genome shotgun sequence, a single genomic window includes:
- the ROBO4 gene encoding roundabout homolog 4 isoform X4 yields MGSGGESLRGGRCSLSLLLLLIMGGMAQDSPPQILVHPQDQLFQGPGPARMSCRASGQPPPTIRWLLNGQPLSMVPPDPHHLLPDGTLLLLQPPARGHAHDGQALSTDLGIYTCEASNRLGTAVSRGARLSVAVLREDFQIQPRDMVAVVGEQVTLECGPPWGHPEPTVSWWKDGKPLALQPGRHTVSGGSLLMARAEKSDAGTYMCVATNSAGHRESRAARVSIQEPQDYTEPVELLAVRIQLENVTLLNPDPAKGPKPGPAVWLSWKVSGPAAPAQSYTALFRTQTAPGGQGAPWAEELLAGWQSAELGGLHWGQDYEFKVRPSSGRARGPDSNVLLLRLPEKVPSAPPQEVTLKPGNGSVLVSWVPPPAENHNGIIRGYQVWSLGNTSLPPANWTVVGEQTQLEIATHMPGSYCVQVAAVTGAGAGEPSSPVCFLLEQAMEQAAREPSEHGPWTLEQLRATLKRPEVIATCGVVLWLLLLGTAMCIQHRRRAGVHLGPGLYRYTSEDAILKHRMDHSDSQWLADTWRSTSGSRDLSSSSSLSSRLGADARDPLDCRRSLLSWDSRSPGVPLLPDTSTFYGSLIAELPSSTPARPSPQVPAVRRLPPQLAQLSSPCSSSDSLCSRRGLSSPRLSLAPAEAWKAKKKQELQHANSSPLLRGSHPLELRACELGNRGSKNLSQSPGAVPQALVAWRALGPKLLSSSKELVTRPLPPAPLFPHETPPTQSQQTQPPVAPQAPSSILLPAAPIPILSPCSPSSPQASSLSGPSPASSRLSSSSLSSLGEDQDSVLTPEEVALCLELSEGEETPRNSISPMPRAPSPPTTYGYISVPTASEFTDMGRTGGGVGPEGGVLLCPPRPCLTPTPSEGSLANGWGSASEDNAASARASLVSSSDGSFLADAHFARALAVAVDSFGFGLEPREADCVFTGLPSYPDLSLQERLLHPLPIPSSCSVHGWS; encoded by the exons ATGGGCTCTGGAGGAGAGAGCCTCCGGGGGGGCAGGTGTTCCCTGTCTCTGCTGCTCCTGCTCATCATGG GAGGCATGGCTCAGGACTCTCCGCCCCAGATCCTAGTCCACCCACAGGACCAGCTGTTCCAGGGCCCTGGCCCTGCCAGGATGAGCTGCCGAGCCTCAGGCCAGCCACCTCCCACCATCCGCTGGCTGCTGAACGGGCAGCCCCTGAGCATGGTGCCCCCAGACCCACACCACCTCCTGCCTGATGGGACCCTTCTGCTGCTGCAGCCCCCTGCCCGGGGACATGCCCACGATGGCCAGGCCCTGTCCACAGACCTGGGTATCTACACGTGTGAGGCCAGCAACCGGCTTGGCACAGCAGTCAGCAGAGGCGCTCGGCTGTCTGTGGCTG TCCTCCGGGAGGATTTCCAGATCCAGCCTCGGGACATGGTGGCTGTGGTGGGTGAGCAGGTAACTCTGGAATGTGGGCCACCCTGGGGCCACCCAGAGCCCACAGTCTCATGGTGGAAAGATGGGAAACCCCTGGCCCTTCAGCCTGGAAGGCACACG GTGTCCGGGGGGTCCCTGCTGATGGCAAGAGCAGAGAAGAGTGACGCAGGGACCTACATGTGTGTGGCCACCAACAGCGCAGGACACAGGGAGAGCCGTGCAGCCCGGGTTTCCATCCAGG AGCCCCAGGACTACACGGAGCCTGTGGAGCTTCTGGCTGTGCGAATTCAGCTGGAAAATGTGACACTGCTGAACCCGGATCCCGCAAAGGGCCCCAAGCCTGGACCGGCGGTGTGGCTCAGCTGGAAG GTGAGCGGCCCTGCTGCACCTGCCCAATCTTACACAGCCTTGTTCAGGACCCAGACTGCCCCAGGAGGCCAGGGAGCTCCGTGGGCAGAGGAACTGCTGGCCGGCTGGCAGAGTGCAGAGCTTGGAGGCCTCCACTGGGGCCAAGACTACGAGTTCAAAGTGAGACCATCCTCTGGCCGGGCTAGAGGCCCTGACAGCAACGTGCTGCTCCTGAGGCTGCCGGAAAAAG TGCCCAGTGCCCCACCCCAGGAGGTGACCCTAAAACCTGGCAATGGCAGTGTCCTTGTGAGCTGGGTCCCACCACCTGCTGAAAACCACAATGGCATCATCCGTGGCTACCAG GtctggagcctgggcaacacgtcACTGCCACCAGCCAACTGGACTGTAGTTGGTGAGCAGACCCAGCTGGAAATCGCCACCCATATGCCAGGCTCCTACTGCGTGCAAGTGGCTGCAGTCACTGGTGCTGGAGCTGGGGAGCCCAGTAGCCCTGTCTGCTTCCTTTTAG AGCAGGCCATGGAGCAAGCCGCCCGAGAACCCAGTGAGCATGGTCCCTGGACCCTGGAGCAGCTGAGGGCCACCTTGAAGCGACCTGAGGTCATTGCCACCTGTGGTGTTGTGCTCTGGCTGCTGCTTCTGGGCACCGCTATGTGTATCCAGCACCGGCGCCGAGCTGGGGTGCACCTGGGCCCAG GTCTGTACAGATATACCAGTGAGGATGCCATCCTAAAACACAG GATGGATCACAGTGACTCCCAGTGGTTGGCAGACACTTGGCGTTCCACCTCTGGCTCTCGGGAcctgagcagcagcagcagcctcagcAGTCGGCTGGGGGCAGACGCCCGGGACCCACTAGACTGTCGTCGCTCCT TGCTCTCCTGGGACTCCCGAAGCCCCGGCGTGCCCCTGCTTCCAGACACCAGCACTTTTTATGGCTCCCTCATCGCTGAGCTGCCCTCCAGTACCCCAGCCAGGCCAAGTCCCCAGGTCCCAGCTGTCAGGCGCCTCCCACCCCAGCTGGCCCAGCTCTCCAGCCCCTGTTCCAGCTCAGACAGCCTCTGCAGCCGCAGGGGACTCTCTTCTCCCCGCTTGTCTCTGGCCCCTGCAGAGGCTTGGAAGGCCAAAAAGAAGCAGG AGCTGCAGCATGCCAACAGTTCCCCACTGCTCCGGGGCAGCCACCCCTTGGAGCTCCGGGCCTGTGAGCTGGGAAATAGAGGTTCTAAGAACCTTTCCCAAAGCCCAG GAGCTGTGCCCCAAGCTCTGGTTGCCTGGCGGGCCCTGGGACCGAAACTCCTCAGCTCCTCAAAAGAGCTGGTTACTCGTCCTCTCCCTCCAGCACCCCTCTTTCCTCATGAAACTCCCCCGACTCAGAGTCAACAGACCCA GCCTCCCGTGGCACCACAGGCTCCCTCCTCCATCCTGCTGCCAGCAGCCCCCATCCCCATCCTTAGTCCCTGCAGTCCCTCTAGCCCCCAGGCCTCTTCCCTCTCTGGCCCCAGCCCAGCTTCCAGTCGCCTGTCCAGCTCTTCGCTGTCATCCCTGGGGGAGGATCAAGACAGTGTGCTGACCCCTGAGGAGGTAGCCCTGTGCTTGGAACTCAGTGAGGGTGAGGAGACTCCCAG GAACAGCATCTCTCCCATGCCAAGGGCTCCTTCACCCCCCACCACCTATGGGTACATCAGCGTCCCAACAGCCTCAGAGTTCACGGACATGGGCAGGACCGGAGGAGGGGTGGGGCCCGAGGGGGGAGTCTTgctgtgcccacctcggccctgcctcacccccacccccagcgaGGGCTCCTTAGCCAATGGTTGGGGCTCAGCCTCTGAGGACAACGCCGCCAGCGCCAGAGCCAGCCTTGTCAGCTCCTCCGATGGCTCCTTCCTCGCTGATGCTCACTTTGCCCGGGCCCTGGCAGTGGCTGTGGATAGCTTTGGTTTTGGTCTAGAGCCCAGGGAGGCAGACTGCGTCTTCACAG GACTCCCCTCTTACCCTGACTTGAGTCTCCAGGAAAGGTTGCTCCATCCTCTTCCAATACCATCGTCCTGCTCTGtccatggctggagctga